The Candidatus Microthrix parvicella Bio17-1 DNA segment CTGGTTTCCAATGCAGACCGTTCTCGCAGGTTCGGTCGCTCGGATGGCCGTGTTTGCGGCCGAATCGGAGCTTCCCGTCGTCCGAAGCGAGGTCGGTCACATCTTCAGATGGGCAAAACATATGAAGCGGGAGGACCCTGGCGTCTCGCTCGCTGTCGCACTCAATACGGGACGTCCAATCATCGAAAGCCGCAGCGGCTCGTGGCAGGTTGGCGGGAGACACGCGTGCATAGCACGCCTTGTACCGAATCAGACGAGATAGATGGGCTAGGTACCGAGGATCAAGTCTGTGTCGAGTTGGGTCGAGTTGGACCCAAACGTCGGCGGTAGTCCAGACCGCGAGACGGGCGCTGTGCGCCCGCTGGTAGATCTGCTTCGCAGTGTCGGGATCGAGCAAACAGTAGGGCTTACCCGCGCGGTCTTGGATGGGAGGCTGGCGGTAGACCCGCTTCTCCCAGTCCCGTTTTTCAGCCTCCTGGGTAGCCAGCTTCACCACCGGCTTGTCCTGCGACTTACGCCCGTTTGCTGCAATGATCCAGAGCTCTGGCTTCACCGGGTTCGACTCTTAGCCAATTGACGCTGCGACCTGAAGATAGCGGCCGCAGGAAGCCGCAATTCGGAAAGCTCCGCAGCGGTCATGCTCTTCACGATTTCAATGACGGAGCGCTGCATCGCGAGATCGTCATCAACTCGGGTGTCTCGTCCCGCGTGGCGCCTCGGCTGGACAGCATCCGTCGGCATCGCCTCGTCACGTTTCTCGAAGAAGTCTGCCAAACGCTTGACCACCTCCCTCTTTAGGGTTGCAAACCACTTGTGGCGCACTTCCGGGGATAGAACGAAGGCAGCACGCTCTTCGGCGGCCCACTCGTCAACCTCAATCGCCACCTGTCGGTTATTCGACGAACTGGCGAGTTCGCTTGCGAATTCGCTACGCATCTCGGTCATCTCAGCGTGAGAGATCGTTGGTAGAGATGGCAGGTCATCTCCGTCAGCCTCCACGCGGGCTTGCCCAGCCATGGCGTCCCACACCCACACCTTTCCTGACGAGTAGTCGATGATTGCGTGCCAGAGGTCAGAGCGAACCCGCATGGTCGGAGCCGAGGCAATCGTGGAGGGACTTGCTTCGGCGTCAACGGTGGCGAGCAGATGGACGTTGGCGGGTCGGGTCGTGCGATCCAACTCGACAATGTTCGACGATGCCTCCAAGAGGTCGGTGAACCGCTCGTAACCGAACTTCTTTTCGTCGAAAGAGTGGGACGTAACTTGGAGCAGCCGGTTCTTTAGTACGGCAGCCGTCATCCGCCGCCAGTCTTGCCGACCAGAGGCACGTGCGACCTCAAAGGCAGCGACGATCAGCGACTCGATCTCTGTGTCTGTTTCTGACGTGGTCATTCAGACCTCCTCGTACCCACTATTTCATACGACAGCCTGGACGGGACCTGTGGCGACGCTCTTCGGGTGGCAGCGCTTTCAATGGGCTCTGCGGGAGCCATCTCGCACCAGTGCCAAACCCGACCGATACCGCGTGACAAACAAGTGGGGCCTTGGCAGATGCCACTTCGTCGGCGCTCGAAGCAAGGTTTCTCACTCACGAGGCCGGCGTGCCGAAGATCTGACTGGCGACTCGGTCTGCGGCGTCCGACTGCATCGGAGGGGTCACGTGGGTGTAGATCTCGCGGGTGATGTGAGTGGACGAGTGGTTGAGCCGGTCGCTCACGATCTTGATGTCAATGCCCTCTTGAAGCGCCAATGTCGCCCATGTGTGACGGAGCCCGTGATTATGCCGACGTCGGCATAATCATGATTATGCCGACCTCCGCGTTATGCCGACCTCGGGGTGTGATCCCTTGCGGGGTGAGGGCTCTGGGGTGTTGATGTCGGCATAACGCGGCTTGTGGTGGCCATTGTTTCTTCTCTGTTCCGAGAAGAAGGAGATGGTCATGTCGATTCCAACCAGCAGGGTCAGCAGGGTCCTGATTGTGGGGCCGTTGGCCCCGTTCGCTGAGCAATACCGGGAGCGGTTGAGGGAGCGGGGTTACACGCTGCGGACTGTTGTGAGTCTGGAGCGTCAGGCGGCGCATCTGAGTCGTTGGCTCCGGGCGGAGGGTTTGGGCGTCGAGACGTTGAGCGAGACGACCGTTGATGCGTTCGTGAGCTTTCTGCTGGCCGGTGACGGTTTTTCGCCGTCCCGGTTGTCACGTCCGGGGCTTCGGTGTCTGCTTGTGTTGCTTCGCGAGTTGGGTGTGGTCCCGGCACCGGTTCCTTTGCCGCTGTCGCCCGTCGAGGTGCTGATGGGTTCGTTCGAGCGTTACCTGTTGTCCGAACGCGGTCTGGTGGCGGGCACCGTCGTCGGGTATGTGGCCGCTGCGTCATGGTTTGTGACCGGTCTGGGTTCTGGGGCTCTCGGCGATGTGGGGGCGGCTGAGGTGACCGCCGCGGTGCTGTCCCGGTCCGGGATGGTGTCGGTGAGCGGAACCCAGAACTTTGTGTCCGGCCTGAGAGCATTTTTGCGGTTCTGTTTCGTCGAGGGCCACCTCGAGGTC contains these protein-coding regions:
- a CDS encoding OST-HTH/LOTUS domain-containing protein; this encodes MTTSETDTEIESLIVAAFEVARASGRQDWRRMTAAVLKNRLLQVTSHSFDEKKFGYERFTDLLEASSNIVELDRTTRPANVHLLATVDAEASPSTIASAPTMRVRSDLWHAIIDYSSGKVWVWDAMAGQARVEADGDDLPSLPTISHAEMTEMRSEFASELASSSNNRQVAIEVDEWAAEERAAFVLSPEVRHKWFATLKREVVKRLADFFEKRDEAMPTDAVQPRRHAGRDTRVDDDLAMQRSVIEIVKSMTAAELSELRLPAAAIFRSQRQLAKSRTR